In one Maniola jurtina chromosome 13, ilManJurt1.1, whole genome shotgun sequence genomic region, the following are encoded:
- the LOC123871115 gene encoding signal peptide peptidase-like 3, translating into MAQVGANMEYQEYKWAYSIMDSSKVSACLISMLLIVYGSFRSLNMEREARERAEKEREASLLGGGKSTTSSSCNSNVQTLSTMQALCFPLGSSVALLIMFFFFDSMQTLVAICTAIIACAALAFLLTPLCQYVAGGGVASRSALCGRYTAPELAAALLAAAIVAVWVLTGHWLLMDAMGMGLCVTFIALIRLPSLKVSTLLLTGLLLYDVFWVFFSSYIFTTNVMVKVATRPAENPMNVVARRLQLGGAMRDAPKLSLPAKLVFPSMHHQGHFSMLGLGDIVMPGLLLCFVLRYDAYKKANLVCQMGQVPGPRSMGSRLTYFHCSLLGYFLGLLTATVSAEVFKAAQPALLYLVPFTLLPLLTMAYVKGDLRRMWSEPFIPPAGKLGADFDV; encoded by the exons ATGGCACAGGTGGGAGCTAATATGGAATATCAGGAGTACAAATGGGCCTACTCAATTATGGACTCttctaa agTGTCAGCATGCCTTATTTCTATGCTGCTGATAGTCTACGGCAGCTTCCGTTCCCTCAACATGGAGCGCGAGGCACGGGAGAGAGCAGAGAAGGAAAGAGAGGCCAGCCTGCTCGGTGGCGGGAAGTCGACCACCAGCTCGTCGTGTAACAGTA ATGTACAAACGCTAAGCACAATGCAGGCGTTGTGCTTCCCTCTGGGCTCGTCTGTGGCGCTGCTTATCATGTTCTTCTTCTTCGACTCGATGCAGACGCTAGTCGCCATATGCACTGCAA TAATAGCGTGTGCAGCGCTAGCGTTCCTCTTGACGCCACTGTGCCAGTATGTGGCGGGCGGCGGAGTGGCCTCGCGGAGTGCGCTGTGCGGCCGCTACACCGCGCCCGAACTTGCCGCCGCGCTGCTGGCCGCCGCCATAGTCGCCGTGTGGGTGCTCACAGGGCACTGGCTACTTATGGATG CGATGGGCATGGGGCTGTGCGTAACGTTCATCGCGCTGATCCGCCTGCCGTCGCTGAAGGTGTCCACGCTGCTGCTGACCGGCCTGCTGCTGTACGACGTGTTCTGGGTGTTCTTCTCTTCCTACATCTTCACCACCAACGTCATGGTTAAGGTTGCTACCAG ACCAGCTGAGAACCCAATGAACGTAGTGGCGCGGCGGCTCCAGCTCGGCGGCGCCATGCGGGACGCGCCCAAACTGTCTCTGCCCGCGAAGCTCGTGTTCCCTTCCATGCACCATCAAGGACACTTTTCTATGCTCG GTCTCGGAGACATAGTGATGCCGGGTTTATTACTGTGTTTCGTGTTGCGATATGACGCCTACAAGAAGGCGAATCTCGTTTGCCAAATGGGTCAAGTACCTGGACCAAGATCTATg GGTTCCCGGCTGACGTACTTTCACTGCTCGCTGCTGGGCTATTTCCTGGGGCTGCTGACGGCGACGGTGTCGGCCGAGGTGTTCAAGGCGGCGCAGCCCGCGCTGCTCTACCTCGTGCCCTTCACGCTGCTGCCGCTGCTCACCATGGCGTACGTCAAG
- the LOC123871121 gene encoding uncharacterized protein LOC123871121 has product MVEMISIEEECKKTGIKLSDIADLRQWLKTQPHLPEKYITDYDLLLAYYCSFKSSAVAKQVLDINFTLRTLFTNIFHNRIVDETVIKTLDVVCAFPLEVPSIGKNYRVIYNALMDHDTKNFVFTDVIRTALMLMDVTQYRDGTAPGYLILIDLNGVTLGHITKLDLQTVQQLIYFLQEAILIRLMGVHFLNAPPFVDRLMMILKSFIKKELMNMVCVHSAGASSIEKIIPIEALPKEAGGKFKSYKEAKNESIDLLLSNKEFFVNENKKRVVESLRPGKPKTITDIFGGIEGSFKKLDID; this is encoded by the exons ATGGTAGAGATGATATCAATTGAGGAAGAGTGTAAAAAGACGGGAATCAAGCTCTCGGACATCGCCGATCTACGACAGTGGCTGAAGACACAGCCTCATCTACCTGAAAAATATATTACAG ATTATGACTTGCTTCTGGCATACTATTGCAGTTTCAAAAGCTCGGCAGTGGCAAAACAAGTTTTAGACATAAATTTCACTCTTCGTACGCTATTCACCAATATATTCCATAACCGAATTGTCGATGAAACTGTTATCAAGACTTTGGATGTTGT ATGTGCATTCCCGCTAGAAGTTCCATCGATTGGCAAGAATTATAGAGTCATTTACAACGCACTCATGGACCATGATACGAAAAACTTTGTTTTTACCGACGTTATACG AACAGCTCTAATGCTCATGGATGTGACGCAGTATAGAGACGGCACTGCCCCAGGATATTTGATACTGATCGATCTGAACGGCGTCACATTGGGACACATCACCAAGCTTGATTTGCAAACTGTGCAACAgttgatatattttttgcaG GAAGCAATATTAATAAGATTAATGggtgtacactttttgaacgcACCACCGTTCGTagacaggctgatgatgatctTGAAGTCCTTTATAAAAAAGGAGTTGATGAACATGGTCTGCGTCCATAGCGCCGGAGCGAGTTCTATTGAAAAAATCATTCCTATTGAAGCTTTGCCGAAGGAAGCTGGGGGAAAATTTAAGTCCTATAAGGAAGCTAAAA ATGAATCCATTGACCTATTACTATCCAATAAGGAGTTCTTCGTCAATGAAAACAAGAAACGTGTAGTAGAGTCATTAAGACCGGGGAAACCTAAAACCATCACGGACATTTTCGGCGGCATAGAAGGCTCTTTCAAAAAATTGGATATAGactaa
- the LOC123871124 gene encoding cuticle protein 16.8, with protein MLVTVLLVISSVALSSCDVAHLEEITTEPPPPRPYAFSYTAGRFPGHTDRQHAEVSDGSGVVRGTFSYVDPRHKVRTVDYVADKDGFHPILSDVPPEHPTDSESVARAKDRHFQLYAKIAEDHAQHPFPDENLVPRQSEAVKAAAAKHAQLFKVIAEQHARIAAERELLQQEEEEKLHLQELQELGHEQ; from the exons ATGCTGGTTACAGTGCTGCTCGTCATATCGAGCGTGGCGCTCTCCAGCTGCGATGTCGCCCACCTGGAGGAGATAACCACGGAGCCTCCGCCGCCAAGGCCATACGCCTTCTCCTATACTGCTGGCAGATTTCCTGGccacacagacagacagcacgCGGAGGTTAGCGATGGCAGTGGAGTTGTCAGAG GAACTTTCTCCTACGTAGACCCTCGTCATAAAGTTCGCACGGTTGATTACGTGGCTGACAAGGATGGCTTCCACCCGATCCTCAGCGATGTGCCCCCTGAACACCCGACGGACTCTGAGTCAGTGGCTAGAGCCAAGGACAGACACTTCCAACTCTACGCCAAGATTGCTGAGGACCATGCCCAGCACCCTTTTCCTGACG AAAATTTAGTACCGAGGCAGTCGGAAGCAGTAAAAGCTGCAGCGGCGAAACACGCGCAACTATTCAAAGTGATAGCTGAACAACACGCGAGGATCGCCGCCGAGCGAGAGCTGCTGCAACAGGAGGAAGAGGAAAAGCTACATCTTCAGGAACTGCAGGAACTTGGACACGAACAATAA
- the LOC123870958 gene encoding clavesin-1-like, which translates to MLGAVQPFLIEKEYEKNPDILQDDIQKIKEWLKTQPHLPGELLTDLDLIIAFHSCDNSVQVTKQVLDLHYTLRTLFTALFKDRDVDQRIISTMNTTLLAPLPMPTVKGYRAVFCGILDPDARLFNFPDVIRTTMMVIDLWQYAEGTWPGFVIIIDMNQATLAHIAKLDIMTLRQTLYFLQECMLVRLKEVHFINAPSFMDKLMMLLKPFMKKSLLDMIHIHETGSQELYKYIPKKAFPKDLGGDYKSKKDIGDDLIHWLQDNKSFYIEENKRRVNESLRPDGKKTTIEDLFSIQGSFKKLDID; encoded by the exons ATGCTTGGTGCGGTCCAACCATTTCTGATAGAGAAGGAGTATGAGAAAAACCCGGACATTTTGCAGGACGACatccaaaaaattaaagaatggCTAAAGACTCAACCACACCTGCCTGGAGAGTTGTTAACTG ATTTAGACCTCATCATCGCTTTCCACAGCTGTGACAATAGTGTGCAAGTCACCAAGCAAGTGCTGGATCTGCACTACACGCTTCGTACTCTCTTCACGGCATTGTTTAAAGATCGAGATGTCGACCAACGGATTATTAGTACTATGAACACTAC CTTACTTGCTCCTCTACCTATGCCTACTGTGAAAGGCTATCGCGCGGTGTTCTGCGGTATCCTCGACCCTGATGCTCGGCTGTTCAACTTCCCGGACGTCATACGAACCACTATGATGGTGATAGACTTGTGGCAATATGCTGAAGGGACATGGCCTGG GTTTGTCATAATAATTGATATGAACCAAGCAACCTTAGCACACATTGCTAAGTTGGACATAATGACTCTACGGCAAACGCTATACTTTCTCCAG GAATGTATGTTGGTGAGACTGAAAGAGGTGCATTTTATAAACGCGCCATCATTTATGGACAAATTAATGATGTTACTGAAGCCATTCATGAAAAAATCGCTGTTGGATATGATACACATACATGAGACGGGGTCGCAAGAGCTGTATAAGTATATACCAAAGAAAGCTTTTCCGAAAGATTTAGGAGGAGATTATAAGAGTAAAAAAGATATAGGAG atGACTTGATCCATTGGTTACAAGACAATAAGTCGTTTTACATCGAAGAAAACAAGCGTCGAGTGAATGAGTCTTTACGACCGGATGGCAAAAAAACTACAATTGAAGATTTATTCAGCATCCAGGgcagttttaagaaattagataTAGATTAA